The DNA segment GTCTTCAGGCGATGCCGCAAGGAGAACGTCATGCTGGAGAACGCGATGCAGGAGAACAGGATGAGCGATACCGTGTTGATACTCGGCGCCAACGGCCGGCTTGGCCGCACCCTGGTGGATGCTTTTGCGGCGGCCGGCTGGACGGTGCTGGCGCAGGCGCGCCGTGCGCTGGCGGGCACGGCGGCGCACAACGTGCGCGGCCTGGCGATCGATGTGGCGGACACCACCAGGCTGCTCGCCGCCGCGCGCGGCGCCAGCGTGGTGGTCAACGCGCTCAACCCGGTCTATACCGAATGGGAGCAGCACGCCGAAGCACTGGCGCGTTGTGGCATGGAGGTGGCGCAGTCGCTGGACGCCCTGCTGCTCTATCCAGGCAACGTCTACAACTTCGGCGAGTCGATGCCGCCGCTGCTGCGCCCCGATACGGCCGAGCGGCCCAGCGCGCGCAAGGGGGAGATACGGCGCGCCATCGAGGCCGGCATGCGCGAGCGTGCGCCCGGGCTGCGCAGCGTGATCCTGCGCGCGGGCGATTTCTTCGGCGGCCCGGGGCGCGGCTCTTGGATGGACCTGGCGATCGCCAAGTCGCTCGATCAAGGCAAGGTGATCTATCCCGGCCCGCGCGACCGCGCCCATGCGTGGGCCTACCTGCCCGACCTGGCGCAGGCCTTCGTTGCGGTGGCACGGCGCCACGCGGATCTGCACGGCCATGCCGTGCTGCATTTCGCGGGGGATACGCTCACGGGCGATGAACTGGTGAGCGCGCTGGCCGAAGCCAGCGGCATGGCGCACGCACCGCGCGTGGCCGGCATGCCATGGTGGCTGATTCGCGCAGGCGCTGCGGTGGTGCCCATGTGGCGCGAGCTGGCCGAGATGGCTTACCTGTGGCAGGTGCCGCACGCGCTCGATGGCACGGCGCTGGAAGCCCTGGTGGGCGAGCTGCCGCGCACGCCGCTCAAGCAAGCGCTGCGCACAAGCCTGGGCGAACTGGGTTTGAGGGTGGCCGCCTGAGTGCGGCGCCAGGCCTGCCCCATGATGTCGGCGCGCGTCACCACGCTGCCAAAATGATGCCGCCAGCGCTTCGCGCCCCCGCAGCGCAACTTAGTCCAGCATCGCCGCCAGCGTCGGCGGCAACCCGTGATTCGGCTTGCGCGGCGGGCGTGCGAAGCTGCCTTGCGCCGCGCCGGTGGGCGCCAGCGCAATCAAGCTCTCGCAATGCCGGATCGCGCTGGACACGCCATCGACCACCGGCACCGGAATCCGGTCCTTGAGCGTGCGTGCGAGCCCGGCCAGCGGCGCGCCGGCCACGATGATCACGTCCGCGCCGTCCTCGTGCACCGCCTTCAGGCTGAGTTCCTCCAGCCGCGCCGCATGATCCTCCTGCACGCTGCCGATATCGCGCAGCGGCTGCTGCAGCGAACGCACGCTGGCCAGCCGCGAGGCCAGCCCGTTAGCCGCCACGCATTCGCGGTACCAGGCCTCGATCCGGTGCGAAATCGCAATGATGGAAAAACGCTGCCCGAGCAGGCAGGCGCTGGCCAGCGCTGCCTCTGTCATCCCCACCACCGGCACATTGAACAACTCCTTCAACCCCGCCAGCCCGGGATCGCCAAACGCAGCCACCACCAGTCCATCGAACTGCCCCTGATGCTCCGCCGCCACGCAAGCGGTCGCATAGCCGCCCACCAGCGCCTCGAACCGCGTCTCGATATACGCCACGCCGAACTGCGCCGTCGCCATCGTCAGGGCAGTCCCGGGCGAAGCCGTGCGCAATGCTTCCGCGTGGATCAGCTCGGTAACGCTCTCGGAAATATTGGGATTAACAACAAGAATACGCATGATCATGTCCGGAAAAAATGCCCAGCCAACAGACCCCCAGGGGCCCCCAGGCGATGCGAAGCGAGCCGTGAAGGTGTACCAGGCCGTATGGGGCGAGGGGGTGTCGCCCCATCCGGCGCGCCTTCTTTGCCTACTTTCTTGGCAAGACAAGAAAGTAGGTCGCCGCCCCGCAGGGGTGGTGAAACTGCCTTTGACTTTAGGCTTTTGAATTTGAAGCTAAGCCACTCTCGTCAACTCAACAACACTCTCAAACCAGCGACGGCGCCCCCGCAGGCAAGAACTTGCCCCGCCCCGGCACCGGCTCCAGATACCTCCCATCCTCAACCAGCAACTCCCCCCGCGAGAAGCAATGCACCGGCCACCCGGTAACTTCAATCCCCTCATAAGGCGTGTAATCCACCGCATGATGCAAAGCGCTATTGGCAATCCGCACCTTGCGCGATGGATCCCACAACGCAATATCGGCATCCGCGCCAACTGCGATGGTTCCCTTGCGCGGATACAAGCCATAGAGCCGCGCCGGCCGGTACGAAGTCAGCTCGACAAACTGATGCAGCGAAAGCCGGCCTTGCGCGATGCCGCTGAACAGCAGCGGCAAGCGCGTCTCGATGCCGGGCACGCCATTGGGAATGTGGTCAAACGGCTGGGCCGAGCCGCCCAGCTTCTTGCCTTGCGGATCGTCGTAGTTGAACGGCGCATGGTCCGAGGAAAACACGCTGAACACGCCATTGGCCAGCGCACGCCAGACGGCCTCCTGATTCTCCGCGTCGCGCGGCGGCGGGCTGCACACGCACTTGGCGCCTTCATAGCCATCATCGCCAGGCAAGTCCATATCCTCGGCAGTCAGGTACAGGTACTGCGGGCAGGTCTCGGCCAGGATCGGCAGCCCCCTGCCCTGTGCCCAGCGAATCTGCTCGATCGCCTCCTTGCCGGAAACATGCACGATCAGGATCGGCACGTCGACCAGCTCGGCAAAGGTGATCGCACGATGCGTGGCTTCGCGTTCCACCAGCGCAGGCCGGGCCATGCCGTGGAAACGCGGCGAGATGCGCCCTTGCCCGACCAGCTTTTCAGTGAGCCACGAGATGCAATCCGCGTTCTCGGCATGCACCATCACCAGCGCATCGTTGCGCTTGGCCACGTCGAGCACGTCCAGCATCTCGCGGTCGGATAGCTTCAGATCGTCGTAGGTCATGTAGACCTTGAACGAGGTGTAGCCCTTGCGAATCAGCTCGGGCAATTCATGCTGCAAGACGTCCGGCGTGGGGTCCGCCACGATCAGGTGGAAGCCGTAATCCGCCACCGCGCGGCCTTCGGCGCGGCGATGGTAGTCCGCCACCGCTGCCTTGAGCGAGCCGCCCTTTTCCTGCGCCGCGAACGGGATCACCGTGGTGGTGCCACCGCACACGGCAGCGCGCGTGCCGGTGAAGAAATCATCCGCCATGCGCATGCCATCGGGCATGGGCTGGTCCAGGTGGACGTGGCCATCCACGCCGCCCGGCAGCGCCAGCAGGCCGGTGGCATCCATCTCGCGCGCGGCGCGCGGCAGGTCATGGCCCAGCATGGCGATGCGGCCGTCGCGCACGCCGATGTCGCAGGTGAAGCGGTCCGAGGCGGTGACCACTTCGGCATTGCGGATGACAAGATCAAGTTCGGTGTTCATGCGCCCTGCTCCTTCATTCCACTTCGGCAAACAAGCGGCCCCAGCCGCGCAGCGCGCGCGTGTCCACGCCGGCCAGGCGCAGCGATTTCCACACCACGGTGGAGATGGTGTCGTAGACGGGGATGCCGGTCTCGGCTTCCAGCGCTTGCACCAGGTGCGCCGCGCGCAGGTTGGTGCAGAACGTGGTGATGGCTGACGGCTTGTGCTGTGCCACTTCGCGCACCATGCGGCGGATGGTGTCTTCTTCCACCTCGGCGAAGCTGTAGTTCACGTGCAGGTCGAGGTGGCGCTCGGCCGTGCAGCGAAAGCCGTTGTGCTTGTAGTTCTGCACGATGCGTTGCTGCACATCGTCGAGATAGGGCGTGACCAGGCCGAAGTCGTGCGCGCCGGTCTTTTCCAGGATTTCGTTCAGCGCCAGCACCGAGGTGGTGGCGGGGATGCCGGTTGCTTCGGTGATCTGTCGGCACAGCGCCTGGTCTTTCTCGAAGCCGAGCCAGCCGGAAGACGTGCCGTTCCATGCGATCACGTCCACGCGCGCATCGGCCAGCAACTTGGCCGCGCCAATGATCTTGTCGAGGTCGAACTGGCCAAGGGCCTGGTCGCGCAGCGAGATCTCGGTGACGGTGAAGCGCGAGAAATGCGCGCTGACATTGGGCAGGCCGCTCACCATCGCGCTGGTGATGGGTTCCAGCGCGGTATTGGACGACGGCGTGAGCATGCCGAGGAGGGTGCGTTTGGTCATGGGGTAATGCTCTTTAGGAGATGCCGCGCCGCTGCCGGCATATGCCGGCGCGGCGCGTGCGACTGTATGGCTAGCTGTGGAGGCGCGCGCTGCGCTCAGACCGGCAGCTTCTTCTCGTAGTCGATCGCGGTCGAGGAGATCAGCAGGCCCACGCCGGCGGCGGCAAAGAACATCAGCGCCAGGAAGTACGAGCCGGTGAACTGCACGATCATGCCGACGATGATGGGCACGGTGATGCCGCCGATATTGCCGCCCAGGTTCATGATGCCGCCCAGCACGCCCACCTTGTTGCGGGTGCCGAGGATGGACGGGATGCACCAGTACAGGCCGCACCAGCGCAGGAAGAACAGCGTGGAGGAGAGCAGGGCCACCACCACCACCGGATCCTTCACGTACGCCACCGAGAAGATCGACACGGTAGCCACCACGGCGGCGATGCCGAACAGGGTGCGCATCACCAGGTTGGGCGCGCCGCCGGCGGCCTTCCACTTGTCGGCGATCCAGCCGCCGATGAGTTCACCGATAAAGCCGGAGAAGAAGATGATGAAGCTGGCGCCGCCCATCTGCTTGATGTCGAAGCCGTGCACCTTGTTCAGGTAGTTGGGCATCCACGTCAGCAGGCCGTAGAAGACGCTGTTGAAGCACATCCAGCCGGTCGCCATGCACCACACGGAGCGGTACTTGAGGAAGTCGAGCGAGCGGCCCGACAGGTTGGCCGGCTCGGCGCGATGCTCGCTGGCTTGCGCGGCTTCGATATAGCTCGCTTCCAGCTCATTGACGCCACGGTGCTCGCGCGGCGAGTTGCGCACGTAGTACCACGCCAGCATGCCGGCCAGCACGGTGCCCACGCCGGCGACCACGAAGGCCAGGCGCCAGGAACCCAGCGCGGTGATCAGCCAGGTGATGATGATGGCGCCGAGCGCCGCGCCTAGCGGCGCGCCGCCGTCGAGCAGGGTGGCGCCGCGGCCGCGTTCGTTCTGCGTCATCCAGATCGCATTGAGCTTGCCGCCGGCCGGGTAGATCGGCGCCTCGGCCGCGCCAAGCCCGAGCCGGGTCAGCAACAGCGCGCCGGCACTGGTGCACACGGCCGCCATGGCCTGGAACGCGCCCCAGAAGACGGTGGCGGTGGCGATCACGATGCGCGGCTTGTACTTGTCCGCCAGCATGCCGCCGGGAATCTGCATGACCGCGTAGGTCCAGAAGAAGGAACTGAGGATCAGCCCTTGCATGGTGGGGCTGAGATCGAACTCCTTGGCGATCAGCGGCATCGCGACCGAGAGCGAGGCCCGGTCGATGTAGTTGATGGCGATGAGGAACAACATCATCAGGAAAATCTTCCAGCGCACGGAGCTCTTCGTCTCCGTTAGCGCTGCAGCCCGGCTTGTCGTTTGCATGACGCTTGTCTCCTTTGGGGGAATGTTAGGCGGTTTGTGTTGTGTGTCGCGCAACTGGGACTGAGTATAGGATACGTAATCTGTAATTACAACTCTCGTAAGTCATTGATTTTATTGTTATGCGAACGCACAATTTTGGGATGTGTTAGCCTTCTTGTGGTGCATGTTCCCCATCTCGGTGATGTCTGTGACTCAAACGCTTCCTAAATCCACCCGCCTGCGCACTCTCGGCATGTCGGCCGAAATCGCCGCGCGGCTGCGCACCATGATCGAGGAGGGCGAGCTGCCCCCCGGTGCGCGCATCGACGAGCGCGCCTTCTGCGAGATGTTCGACGTCTCCAAGACGCCGCTGCGCGAGGCGCTCAAGGTGCTGGTGTCCGAAGGCCTGGTGCTGCATCGGCAGTACATCGGCTACCGCGTGGCCCCGCTCGATCTGGATGAACTGCGCTCCACCTTCGAGACGCTGCACGGGCTGGAGGCCACCGCCGGCGAACTCGCGGCGGCGCGCTTGTCCGAGGTGGCCATGGCGCGGCTGGAGCGCAAGCACCAGGCCATGCTGGAGGCTCACGCCGCCGGGCGGCGCACCGAGTACTTCCGCACCAACCAGGAAATCCACCAGTTGATCATCGACGGCGCGGCCAACCCCGTGCTGGCCGGCATCTACGCCATGCTGATGAGCAAGGTCCACCGCGCGCGCGGCGCCGCCAATGCGGATATGCTGCGCTGGCAGGAGTCGCACGAGGAACATGAGGCCATCATGGCCGCGTTGCGCGAACCGGGCCGGCCGCGGCTGGCGCAGGTGCTGCGCCAGCATTCCGAGAACACTGCAAAAGAAGTCCTGACCGTGGTCGCGCGGACCCTTTCCGAGCCCGCCGGCCACATCGCCACCGAAGCCAAGGGGAAACGATGAAACTAGTACGTGTGGGTAAGCCGGGCGCGGAACGCCCGGGTCTGATCGATGCCGAAGGCCGCGTGCGCGACCTGTCCGGCGTGCTGGACGGCCTCGGGCCGCAGGCGTTGTCGGCCGAAGCGCTGGCGCGCCTGGCCAGGCTCGACCCGGCCACGCTGCCGGTGGTGCAGGCCGAGCGCTTCGGCGTGCCCTGGACCGGCATCGGCAAGATCGTGGCGATCGGCCTGAACTACGCCGACCACGCCGCCGAGGCGGGCATGGCGTTGCCGGCCGAGCCCATCGTCTTCCTGAAGGCAAACAGCTCGCTCAACGGGCCCAACGACCCGGTGATGCTGCCGCGCGGCTCCGAGAAGACTGACTGGGAAGTGGAGCTTGGCGTGGTGATCGGCAAAGTGGCACGCGACGTCTCGCTCGCCGATGCGCTCTCGCACGTGGCCGGCTACTGCGTGGTCAACGACGTCTCCGAGCGCGAATTCCAGATCGAGCGCGGCGGCACCTGGGACAAGGGCAAGGGGTGCGACACCTTCTGCCCGGTCGGCCCCTGGCTGGTCACGCGCGACGAAGTGCCCGACCCGCAGGCGCTGGGCCTGTGGCTGGATGTCAACGGCCAGCGCGTGCAGAAGGGCAGCACCGCCACCATGGTGTTCGACGTGGCCACGCTGGTGAGCTACGTCAGCCGCTTCATGACGCTGCACCCCGGCGACCTGATCTGCACCGGCACGCCGCCGGGCGTGGGCATGGGCTTCAAGCCACCGCGCTTTCTCAAGGCGGGCGACACCATGCGCCTGGGCATCGACGGCCTGGGCGAGCAGGGCCAGACGGTGGTGGCCTACGCGTAGGGCGGGCCAAAGCCGCGCGCCATGACGACGGCTGTCTCTCCCTCTCCCCTCAGGGGGAGAGGGCCGGGGAGAGGGGTGGCTTAACTAGGAGCCACTCAAAGCGAAGCCCGTGGTGTTGTCCAGCACGCAGGCGTAAAGAGCGCCCGCCCTCTCCCCCATCCCCTCTCCCGCACGCGGGAGAGGGGAGCACGACAACGCGGAGCCGGCGCTGTGCCTGGCCCTGGCTGTGCCGCTAGTTGTGCCGCTGGTACCGCTTGTACCGCTATCGACACCTGCCCCCACGGCCGCAAATCTCCCCATGATTCCAGCGAACGCGAGAACGTCCCCCGTTCGCAACAGTTGTTCCCCTGATTTCGCTACAAAGGGTTAAACCGTTTGCGCTCCGCGCCCAGCGTGAAATACTGTTTTCCATATGCCCTACGCCTCGTAAAGGGGCCTTGAGAAAAAGAGTACTGCCATGTCAGAACACGCTCCCGAACTGATCGAGTCACTTCTTGCCGACTCGCACGCGACCCGACCCGCCGCCTCCTTCGCCTCCACCACTTCCCGCGCTTCCCGATTCTGTGAACTGGCCGACACCGTCGACAGCCGCGCCGAGCTGGAAGCCATCCGCCACAGCATCCACCAGCACCCCGAGCTCGCCTTCGACGAAGTGCGCACCGCCGAGCTGGTCGCCACCGAGCTCGAAGGCTGGGGCTACGCGGTGACGCGCGGCGTTGGCGGCACCGGCGTGGTTGGCACGCTGTGCCAGGGCGACGGTCCGCGCAGCATCGGCGTGCGCGCCGACATGGACGCACTGCCCATTCATGAGCGCACCGGCCTGGCGTACGCCAGCATCCACGCCGGCAAGATGCACGCCTGCGGCCACGATGGCCACACCACCGTGCTGCTCGGTGCGGCGCGCCAGCTGGCCCGCACACGCAACTTCAACGGCACCGTCAACCTGATCTTCCAGCCCGCCGAGGAAATCGGCGCCGGCGGCGGCGCCGAGCGCATGCTCGCCGACGGCCTGTTCGAGCGCTTTCCCTGCGACGCGATCTTCGGGCTGCACAACCATCCCGGCGTGGAGGCCGGCACCTTCATGTTCCGCGCCGGCCCCTTCATGGCGGCCTGCGATACGGTCGCCATCACCATCCGCGGCAAGGGCGGCCACGCGGCCCGCCCGCACCAGTCGATCGACCCGATCCTGGTCGCAGGCAGCCTGGTGATGGCGCTGCAGAGCATCGTGTCGCGCAATATCGACCCGAACGAAACCGCCGTGGTCACCATCGGCACGTTGCATGCCGGGCATGTGGCCAATGTGATCCCCGAGAGCGCCAAGCTGGAGTTGAGCGTGCGATCGTTCAGTCCCGACGTGCGGCGCACGCTGGAGGATCGTATCCGGCGGCTGGTGACCTCACATGTGGAGGGCTATGGCGCGACGGTGGAGATTGACTACATCCGAGGCTATCCGGTGCTGATCAACAGCGAGCGCGAGACGGAGTTCGCCCGCCAGGTGGCAGAGGAACTGGTGGGGCCTGACAAGGTGGTGGCGAATTTCCCGCTGATCGCCGGGAGCGAGGATTTTGCTTACTTCCTGCAGCAACGGCCGGGGTGTTTTGTGCGGATGGGGAATGGGGCGGGGCAGCCTTTGCTGCATAACGCTGGGTATGATTTCAACGATGAGAATCTGACGGTTGGGGCGGCTTATTGGGCCAGGTTGGTGGAGAGGTATCTGGAGGCGTAAAAGGGGGCAAGGTCAGGCCCGGGCCGGGCCTGTCAACACCGCAAAAATCAAGCCTCAGACACAGCACCAAGAGCCAACGGTTCGACCCTTGAGACCCCAAAAAATCACCGAAAAAACCCACTAGGCGGCACCCCGAACTGCCTCCTGAACATAGTGGAAAACGCACTGGGACTCTCATACCCCAGATCCAGCGCCACATCCACCACCTTGGCCCCGGCGGCCAGCCCCTCCAACGCCGACAGCAGCCGAGCCTGCTGCCGCCACTGCCCGAACGTCATCCCGGTCTCCCGGGCAAAGCGCCGCTGAATGGTCTTGGGATCCACGCCCAGCCGCTCCCCCCATTGCGCCAAAGTCAGCGCTGTATCGGGCGCCCCGACAATCGCATCGCAGATCTCTCGCAATCCGGCATCGGCAGGACGCGGCAAGTGCAACGGCAACGTCGGCACCAGCATGACTTCATCCAGCAACAACCGCATCAGCCGCCCGTCCCGGGACGCTTCCGCGTAGGGCGAAGGGATATCGATCGCGGCGAGGATGAGCTCGCGCAGCAGTGGCGTGATGCCCAGCACGGTGCAGCGGCTGGGCAGGTTGTCAGCGGCGTCCGGCCGGATATAGGCGGTGCGCATGCGCACGTGCCCGACCATGCGGATCCAGTGCACCACGCCTCCAGGCATCCACATGCCGCGCGTGGGGGGCACGATCCATTGCCCTTCGGCGGTGGCGACCACCATCACGCCATGCACCGCGTGCACCAGTTGCGCATTGGGATGCTGGTGCGGCTTGGTAACGTGGCCGGGCACATAGTCGGCGGCCATGGCGGTGACGGGCATGGCGCTGCGGTCGTACTGCAGGTAGGCGGGCGACTTGGCGTAGGAGTCGGCGCGGGGGGAGGCGGGCGGGGAGGAGGGGGGTGTGGGCGCGGCGCTTTCGGCGCTATCGGCGTTCTTGGCGCTTCGCTGCGTGATTGGGCGGGGGAGGCGGGGCATGTCCTTTTCTCCAAGGTTCTGGCCCTATTCTCGCAGGACAGACGGGTTCGTGCCATTTAGGATGAGCGCCAGGATTCCCCATTGTCTTTTCAGCCCCCGTTTCCATCATGAGCAGCCGCATCGAAACCGCGCCCGGCGGCGCGAATGCCTCGCCGCAAGGCCTGGCCCAGACTTCCACTACCGCGCAGGCCACCGAGCGGACCGGCTTCCGGGTGCTGGGGGCGATCAGCTTTTCGCACTTCCTCAACGACATGATCCAGTCGCTGATCCTGGCCATCTATCCGATGCTCAAGGGCGGCTTCAACCTCAGCTTTACCCAGATCGGGCTGCTGACCCTGACGTACCAGATCACCGCCTCGCTGCTGCAGCCGGTGGTGGGCCTGTACACCGACAAGCATCCCAAGCCGCAGTCGCTGTCGATCGGCATGGGGTTCACGTTGTGCGGCTTGCTGCTGCTGTCGGTGGCGCCTACCTATGGCGTGCTGCTGGTGGCCGCGGCGCTGGTGGGCACCGGGTCGTCGATCTTCCATCCGGAGTCGTCGCGCGTGGCGCGCATGGCGTCGGGCGGGCAGCACGGGCTGGCACAGTCGATCTTCCAGGTTGGCGGCAACGCGGGCAGCGCGACCGGGCCGCTGCTGGCGGCGTGGATCGTGCATCAGCAGAGCAGCGTGGCGTGGTTCTCGCTGGCGGCGTTGCTGGCGATTGCCGTGCTGTGGCAGATTGGCGGCTGGTATGGCCGTGAACTGGCGCACACCACGCGCAAGCGCAAGGCTGTCGCTGCCGCCGCGCCGCTGCCGCGCCGCACCGTGGTGCGGGCCATGGTGGTGCTGATGGCGCTGGTGTTCTCCAAGTATTTCTACATGGCGAGCCTGAACACGTATTACACCTTCTACCTGATGGAGCGTTTTGGCCTGACGCGGCAGAGTTCGCAGCTCTACCTGTTCGTGTTCCTGTTCGCGGTGGCGGCCGGCACCATCCTGGGCGGACCGATCGGCGACCGCATCGGCCGCAAGCGCGTGATCTGGGCGTCGATCCTGGGCGTGGCGCCGTTCACGCTGATGCTGCCGCATGCCAACCTGTTCTGGACTGGCGTGCTGTCGTTCATCATCGGCTTTATCCTGGCGTCGGCGTTCTCGGCCATCCTGGTGTTCGCGCAGGAACTGATCCCGGGCAAGGTGGGCATGGTGTCGGGCTTGTTCTTCGGCTTTGCTTTCGGCATGGGCGGCATCGGCGCGGCGGTGCTGGGCAAGCTGGCCGATGCGCATGGCATCCAATCGGTCTACCAGCTGTGCGCCTTCCTGCCGTTGCTGGGGCTGCTGGCCATTTTCCTGCCAGACCTGGGCGGGCGAAAAAAGCTGGCCTGAGC comes from the Cupriavidus basilensis genome and includes:
- a CDS encoding NAD-dependent epimerase/dehydratase family protein, coding for MLENAMQENRMSDTVLILGANGRLGRTLVDAFAAAGWTVLAQARRALAGTAAHNVRGLAIDVADTTRLLAAARGASVVVNALNPVYTEWEQHAEALARCGMEVAQSLDALLLYPGNVYNFGESMPPLLRPDTAERPSARKGEIRRAIEAGMRERAPGLRSVILRAGDFFGGPGRGSWMDLAIAKSLDQGKVIYPGPRDRAHAWAYLPDLAQAFVAVARRHADLHGHAVLHFAGDTLTGDELVSALAEASGMAHAPRVAGMPWWLIRAGAAVVPMWRELAEMAYLWQVPHALDGTALEALVGELPRTPLKQALRTSLGELGLRVAA
- a CDS encoding aspartate/glutamate racemase family protein — translated: MRILVVNPNISESVTELIHAEALRTASPGTALTMATAQFGVAYIETRFEALVGGYATACVAAEHQGQFDGLVVAAFGDPGLAGLKELFNVPVVGMTEAALASACLLGQRFSIIAISHRIEAWYRECVAANGLASRLASVRSLQQPLRDIGSVQEDHAARLEELSLKAVHEDGADVIIVAGAPLAGLARTLKDRIPVPVVDGVSSAIRHCESLIALAPTGAAQGSFARPPRKPNHGLPPTLAAMLD
- the hydA gene encoding dihydropyrimidinase, encoding MNTELDLVIRNAEVVTASDRFTCDIGVRDGRIAMLGHDLPRAAREMDATGLLALPGGVDGHVHLDQPMPDGMRMADDFFTGTRAAVCGGTTTVIPFAAQEKGGSLKAAVADYHRRAEGRAVADYGFHLIVADPTPDVLQHELPELIRKGYTSFKVYMTYDDLKLSDREMLDVLDVAKRNDALVMVHAENADCISWLTEKLVGQGRISPRFHGMARPALVEREATHRAITFAELVDVPILIVHVSGKEAIEQIRWAQGRGLPILAETCPQYLYLTAEDMDLPGDDGYEGAKCVCSPPPRDAENQEAVWRALANGVFSVFSSDHAPFNYDDPQGKKLGGSAQPFDHIPNGVPGIETRLPLLFSGIAQGRLSLHQFVELTSYRPARLYGLYPRKGTIAVGADADIALWDPSRKVRIANSALHHAVDYTPYEGIEVTGWPVHCFSRGELLVEDGRYLEPVPGRGKFLPAGAPSLV
- a CDS encoding aspartate/glutamate racemase family protein is translated as MTKRTLLGMLTPSSNTALEPITSAMVSGLPNVSAHFSRFTVTEISLRDQALGQFDLDKIIGAAKLLADARVDVIAWNGTSSGWLGFEKDQALCRQITEATGIPATTSVLALNEILEKTGAHDFGLVTPYLDDVQQRIVQNYKHNGFRCTAERHLDLHVNYSFAEVEEDTIRRMVREVAQHKPSAITTFCTNLRAAHLVQALEAETGIPVYDTISTVVWKSLRLAGVDTRALRGWGRLFAEVE
- a CDS encoding MFS transporter, which gives rise to MQTTSRAAALTETKSSVRWKIFLMMLFLIAINYIDRASLSVAMPLIAKEFDLSPTMQGLILSSFFWTYAVMQIPGGMLADKYKPRIVIATATVFWGAFQAMAAVCTSAGALLLTRLGLGAAEAPIYPAGGKLNAIWMTQNERGRGATLLDGGAPLGAALGAIIITWLITALGSWRLAFVVAGVGTVLAGMLAWYYVRNSPREHRGVNELEASYIEAAQASEHRAEPANLSGRSLDFLKYRSVWCMATGWMCFNSVFYGLLTWMPNYLNKVHGFDIKQMGGASFIIFFSGFIGELIGGWIADKWKAAGGAPNLVMRTLFGIAAVVATVSIFSVAYVKDPVVVVALLSSTLFFLRWCGLYWCIPSILGTRNKVGVLGGIMNLGGNIGGITVPIIVGMIVQFTGSYFLALMFFAAAGVGLLISSTAIDYEKKLPV
- a CDS encoding GntR family transcriptional regulator, yielding MSVTQTLPKSTRLRTLGMSAEIAARLRTMIEEGELPPGARIDERAFCEMFDVSKTPLREALKVLVSEGLVLHRQYIGYRVAPLDLDELRSTFETLHGLEATAGELAAARLSEVAMARLERKHQAMLEAHAAGRRTEYFRTNQEIHQLIIDGAANPVLAGIYAMLMSKVHRARGAANADMLRWQESHEEHEAIMAALREPGRPRLAQVLRQHSENTAKEVLTVVARTLSEPAGHIATEAKGKR
- a CDS encoding fumarylacetoacetate hydrolase family protein, translated to MKLVRVGKPGAERPGLIDAEGRVRDLSGVLDGLGPQALSAEALARLARLDPATLPVVQAERFGVPWTGIGKIVAIGLNYADHAAEAGMALPAEPIVFLKANSSLNGPNDPVMLPRGSEKTDWEVELGVVIGKVARDVSLADALSHVAGYCVVNDVSEREFQIERGGTWDKGKGCDTFCPVGPWLVTRDEVPDPQALGLWLDVNGQRVQKGSTATMVFDVATLVSYVSRFMTLHPGDLICTGTPPGVGMGFKPPRFLKAGDTMRLGIDGLGEQGQTVVAYA
- a CDS encoding M20 aminoacylase family protein, yielding MSEHAPELIESLLADSHATRPAASFASTTSRASRFCELADTVDSRAELEAIRHSIHQHPELAFDEVRTAELVATELEGWGYAVTRGVGGTGVVGTLCQGDGPRSIGVRADMDALPIHERTGLAYASIHAGKMHACGHDGHTTVLLGAARQLARTRNFNGTVNLIFQPAEEIGAGGGAERMLADGLFERFPCDAIFGLHNHPGVEAGTFMFRAGPFMAACDTVAITIRGKGGHAARPHQSIDPILVAGSLVMALQSIVSRNIDPNETAVVTIGTLHAGHVANVIPESAKLELSVRSFSPDVRRTLEDRIRRLVTSHVEGYGATVEIDYIRGYPVLINSERETEFARQVAEELVGPDKVVANFPLIAGSEDFAYFLQQRPGCFVRMGNGAGQPLLHNAGYDFNDENLTVGAAYWARLVERYLEA
- a CDS encoding AraC family transcriptional regulator; the encoded protein is MPRLPRPITQRSAKNADSAESAAPTPPSSPPASPRADSYAKSPAYLQYDRSAMPVTAMAADYVPGHVTKPHQHPNAQLVHAVHGVMVVATAEGQWIVPPTRGMWMPGGVVHWIRMVGHVRMRTAYIRPDAADNLPSRCTVLGITPLLRELILAAIDIPSPYAEASRDGRLMRLLLDEVMLVPTLPLHLPRPADAGLREICDAIVGAPDTALTLAQWGERLGVDPKTIQRRFARETGMTFGQWRQQARLLSALEGLAAGAKVVDVALDLGYESPSAFSTMFRRQFGVPPSGFFR
- a CDS encoding MFS transporter produces the protein MSSRIETAPGGANASPQGLAQTSTTAQATERTGFRVLGAISFSHFLNDMIQSLILAIYPMLKGGFNLSFTQIGLLTLTYQITASLLQPVVGLYTDKHPKPQSLSIGMGFTLCGLLLLSVAPTYGVLLVAAALVGTGSSIFHPESSRVARMASGGQHGLAQSIFQVGGNAGSATGPLLAAWIVHQQSSVAWFSLAALLAIAVLWQIGGWYGRELAHTTRKRKAVAAAAPLPRRTVVRAMVVLMALVFSKYFYMASLNTYYTFYLMERFGLTRQSSQLYLFVFLFAVAAGTILGGPIGDRIGRKRVIWASILGVAPFTLMLPHANLFWTGVLSFIIGFILASAFSAILVFAQELIPGKVGMVSGLFFGFAFGMGGIGAAVLGKLADAHGIQSVYQLCAFLPLLGLLAIFLPDLGGRKKLA